Part of the Arachis hypogaea cultivar Tifrunner chromosome 6, arahy.Tifrunner.gnm2.J5K5, whole genome shotgun sequence genome, TCCTCTGTTTTGTTACAGCACTCACGACTAGTTGAGAGGCCTCCTGAATTGGTTTTCAGACGCAGTGCTATAGTTCCAAGAGAGTCTTCTGTAAGTTTGAATAGGAGGAAAAGATGTCATTGTGTACTATAGTCAAATGACATAGACAACACATCTGTGTATCTATTCTTGCTTGCCATGATAATTATCTTACTTatggaaatataaattttttatttggggaaaaatatattataatttcctaataccaagattttttttttcgaaatgaTCTAACTTTAAGTGCAGTTTTAAGTCTGATGACTCAGTTTGATATTATCTTTTTTGGATTCTAGGCAAGTGGTGTAACAGTTATATCTGAAAATGATTGGAAACTCTTATGTGAAGAATGGGGTGGTAATGAGGCCAAAGGAATATCTGCCAGTATTGAAAATATTGATGAGTCTGAGAATGTTTTGATTGGATCATGTGAAGAGTTGCCAGTATGTGAGGATCAGTTGGGTTCTTCAGATAAAGTGAATAATGAAACTGAGAATGGACAATTCGTGATCAAGACTTGTCCAGAGGTAATGCAAAATACTACCTCAATCTGTTGAAAATGCCGTTGTAGGCTCCTATCCTTCTGTATGTACATATCTTGGTTGAAATAGTCCAATATGATAGTATGAATTTATACGTACTTTGATCGACATATCCTTGGCTTCCCTAGTTTCCCTTTAGCTGTTTCTCAGCATATTATACATGCACAGAGACAAACCGTCTGGAAATTTTTTTGGGTCTTGTGCATATtcgttatattttttaatgaaagcCTTCCATCTTCAAAAAGCAGCTTCAAATCTGTTTGTAGGTTTCTGTCTAATCTACACTGTTATCCATTGGTCCATCTTTTGTTCTGAATAAGTTATACAACTTACACGCCTTACATTCATTGTGTTATGTTTAATTGAATATATTAATTGATAATATATTTTACTACTGAATTGAAGTATCTCTGTCTCTCTCTATATGCAGGTTTGTGAAAGTTGCATTGGAGAAAAAGAAAGCTGTGAGTTGATGCAGAAGCTAAACTATTGCAATGAGAACATAACTGTAATACTTGTCCGTGGAAAAGAGGTACCTAGATCAATATTGGAGGCTTCGAAGGGTTTTGTTGAAACAGAACGGCGGGCTTCTAAACGCACCCGTAAAACTAAAAATGGGAGTTCTATTAGTCTGAAAGTTTCTGCTTCAACATCAATGTACCAGCTTAAAATGATGATATGGGAATCCTTTGGGGTAAGCCTACTTTCTTGTGCATATTTATAATATCCTAAGATAGGATTTTTTTTCCTCTCCCTTTTAACCATGTTCTTGGATGTGATCGCTAAACAAATCCAGGTGCTTGCGTTCAAGCATCCTGCTTTTTGAATGATGTAGTCCTAATTAGAACAAATGAAGAATAAGATGACTTGTTTACAGACATGGTTTTTTATATAGGTGTGTGTGCTCATATTTGTGCAGAGTGAGTGATGGAGAAACTTAGAAGTTATGTATGTAGATATGATTGAGGAATATGATTTTATGTGAaacttttcatcctctcttatACAAGAATCCAGTTTGTGGTATGGATAAATTCTATAATAGTTTTGGTTACTCCGTGTTTTGTTTTCCCATTGGAAGTGTAAATAACTCCTATATAAACGCATActgattttcaatttaaaataaatgtttttGTTGAgacatgaaagaaaatatttcacATATCTTAGGTGTTTGGATAACCAGTTCTGTTCTCATGTAGGGTGGTTTTATAATAACCTATTGTATTGCTTCTAATTTTTATGCTCCATACCCAGGTGGTCAAGGAAAATCAGTTACTACAAAAGGGCGATAAGACAATTGACATTGATGATGAATACACTACACTTGCAGATGTAAACATATTTGCTGGAGATCAGATTATAGTGAGGGATTCTGAAATCCATGAAAATCGAGATATTGCCGGTTAGCTACTTTGCTATTGATtatttacttataattttttaatacataTACTGAAAATTGATCATTCAATTTTGCAGAGGAACTTTATGATGAGAAAATGGATACACAGCATACCGAGGAAGGGTTCCGGGGAACACTTTTGACCTCCAATGCTTCATCCCAGGCTGTTTAGGAAGCTATCTTAGTGGTTGATGTATGCTTTGTAATGTTTTTAGGTGTAAATATCTAAAGAAAAATCAATCTAGTGGACACGAAATAGTTTGGTACAGTTCATCTtgtaaattcatatttctagccCCTAGCTAGCATTGAACGCACTATATTGGTATGCCATGATAATGGCAAATTTTGGAGTGAACTTGTTTCTTGAGCTGAACTTCAACGGATTGGAGGCTACCTATTTGAAAATCAAGggcatgcaaaattcatattttatgcAGCTTGTCTACTATGAGGCACTGTTAGGGCGTTAAGTTGCAGATGGATCCATCAATTTCTATTTCTCACCATCCGttttcaaataaaagaaaaatgtttctggTAAATAGTGTTAAATGTAAGATTCTTAATAACAGGATTAGATTATTCGAACGATGATTCAGTCAAGACTATATATTACTAACTGCTACGTTAACTTATACAATAACCATCTTTATCTAATAGCTTTTCAAAGAATATGTAAAGCCGCCTATCTGCttcataattattaaaaataaaaaaagtatatcttttgttcccattattaaaaagttcaaaaatattcttaaattttattccaattttgttttcaaagttttaaatttgtatcaaatatatcaaAACATTAAATCAATTATGTTAGTGATGTGGCAACTAGGTATCTGAATTAGAtaaaaaaacatttatttttaaaaattatattaacaaaTTAAAGGATAAAAATTTCAATCTAAATCCTAgaatttatttcttcttcctcaAATCCATGGCTTTCCAAGACTCTATCATCACAAAAGAACAATAGGCGATGAGGAACACTTACATGCAATTGTGGTGAATTCCTTATGTCGAGATGGTCAAACCAGAGAATTCGACTAGAGATTTTGGGGCTGTGTATACTTTGATGTAAGTTTaaggagaaaaggacaaataggtccctgaccttttgtccTGCGGACATTTTCAtctctgaccattgaaaaatacttttaagttcctgaccttcacaaaatttggacagatcagtccctccgtccaaatgtctacgtcagggactgatccgttcaaatgcctccgtcagggactgatccgtccaagtttgtgaaggtcagggacttaaaagtattttttaatggtcAGGAATGAAAATATCTGCCggacaaaaggtcagggacctatttgtccttttttcAAGTTTAAGTGTTCTTATTTTAATATCTCTGTGAATTTTTTCAAGTGCTTTTTGTTTATGTTGTAGATTGGGAAAGAATGCACTTTCTTTACTTGAGCAAATAGAAAAGTAACAACACAAGAGGCTGAAGTTGCAAGATTGAAAAtgaggattttgaatttgaaggctAAATTAGTTTATGCTAAATGGAAACCATTGGTGGCTACCATCTTTGGTGTTTTGGGTTGTTTTATGGtgacttttatgttttatttgtgGGTGAAGGTTCGAACTCATTTGGGGTTGGGATATTGACAAAGGGAGGTTGTTAGATGAATTATCTGATGCGTTTGGAACTGCTGTAATTAGCAGTAGTAATAGTAAGACAGAAGTAGTAGAAGTTCGGCATGTGTAGCTAGTTTTAAAAGTGTACTCAGCACGAAAACTTTTTAAGTTGTGCTTGAAGTTTACTTTATGTTTCAAAAATACCTCTGAAAGAATTGAAAAAGTTTGGGTTTAAAATTGACATTAACACTCTGTTGTCACCAGTCATCTTAGATAATACAAACAAACTCAAATAATATGAGACAATCTCAATAGTACACTAATAAAAAATggtaaaaactcaggtgaagtcaacttcacgtgaagttgatatctgagaaccgttagatgaaaatttaattaactcaatcaaattatctaacgattctcaagtatcaacttcacgtgaagtcactgcacctaagttttcaccataaaaaatacataaaataatcaattacaTAACCGTAATTGAAACCATCAAATCAAATATGTGTTTGCCATCCATTTGTAAAGGAAGAGTTTTTAGTGCTAAGAACAGAGATCAGTATGGAACAAAAAATAATTGTGGTGTTAAGAACTACGTGTTCACCAATTCACGGTTACAAAAAAATGTGTTCCGAGTACCAACAAATCCAAAGTTATGCTAGAAATTAATTACATGCAAAAAAATTGAAGCATATATTTTTCATGCTATTTATTTTGAAGATCTTCAATCACCGACGGTAATCCTTCCGGACAAAAGAGAAAGATCAAGATGACACCTCAAAGTTAACTTCAACACCTTTCCCACCAATTTCGGCAGTGAAACACTGGAACCCGCATGACTCCAATTCAGCAACTACTTTTTCGACAACGAAACCTGATAACACTGATTAAAAGCATGTCAAGGAAAAGATACATAACATAAACTTCAAGATACATTTCATAATTAGAAAGCTATGTAATATCATGTTGGATTCACAAAACATGGTTTGTGCAAGTAACAATTGTATAAAAGACATGAAACCATCCATCCCTCCCACCCCAAAACTAAGGTAAGGTGTATAAAATGAATGATAGTGCAGAGAATCTTTATGCAAATAAGCCTAAAATGTGGGTGGCAAGTGTTCTTATCATGTTTGTGTGCTGGGCATATAACTTGATGTATAAGTCTAAAAAGTGGTTATCAAGATGAATCTCCTTTATATAATAGAATCATAGTATATATATAACAGATGATGGAAAACCTTAAGCGAACAACTGAATCAGAATCAAGATGAGGAGTAAAGAGGATACATGTTGGAAGCAGTGTGAGAACACAGCCACCACCACCAGCTCCGGTCAATTTAGAAGCCAACTTGTACTTCAATGTCGTTCTAAGAACAGTTTCTATTGTGACATGACTAACCCCCATAGATTGGAGCAAACCTTGATTCATTTCCATCAGTTCCCctatcttctcttctttctccgtTACAGAGAGAACATCATCTGAGGCTGGTGACTGCAAAATCAAGGTTAATTCCTGGCTAATAGAATCAACAGCACTGAACACAAAAGCCATTGCGTCCGGGTGCCTTAGCATCCTCTCTGAAACACCAGCCACCAATGCTTTCGTGTTTCTCCCTACTTTGGTGttagttatgagcattttcaGTAACGTATTTGCCTTCATGTGTGTCATGCTACCAGACTTGAAACTTATGATGTTACCTGATAATAACATAAGTCAAGTAACTTCAGCATTCAGAGGCAACAACTTAACACTACAACTATGAACAACCTACAAagtaattgaaaatttcaaacgAATCACAATCTGTATAGTATATAGATCTCCCAATCAAATACTAATATGTTATAATGGATCATGCCTGGACTCATCCATTTATTTAAATACAGCAATTTTATGAAATGAACTGAAGTATTTGTATCATAGCTGATATGTTATTTCTCAATTCACTTGCTCCATTTTAGACTATATAAACCTTCAAAATGCAGAAACACATGTTGAAATTATGTGTTAAAATCTGACTAAGTCAGGGCTCACCATATGCGCTAACAGAGTTGTCAATTCCAGAGGGCTTTCCGTGGATGATCTTCTCGCCTTCAAAAGCCCATTTATTTACCAAATCAAGTTGCTTCTCCTGAAAAGACTGCCATCCTTGTTGTTTCAAATCCAGAGAAACAAAATCAGTGCAGGCGAGCAAGGCAGCCGCCAGCGCCACGCAAAACGAGGCTGATGATCCGAGGCCGGAACCCATGGGAAGTTCAGAAGTGAAAGACACAGTAGCAGGCTTAAATCTGCACAAGCAGAgagaaattaagaaaaacaacTCACACGACTACGTTTGGTATGTGTTCAAACTTCAAAATAAAACTATATCACTGTCCTTGCCATGTTTAGAAATTGG contains:
- the LOC112755643 gene encoding mevalonate kinase isoform X1, whose product is MEVKARAPGKIILSGEHAVVHGSTAVAASINLYTYVTLRFSTPSDDQDSLKLVLKDEGLEFSWPTNRIKQEFPESSAEPQSPAPPSCSVESAKSIASLVEGLNIPEAKIAIASGVSAFLWLYTSIHGFKPATVSFTSELPMGSGLGSSASFCVALAAALLACTDFVSLDLKQQGWQSFQEKQLDLVNKWAFEGEKIIHGKPSGIDNSVSAYGNIISFKSGSMTHMKANTLLKMLITNTKVGRNTKALVAGVSERMLRHPDAMAFVFSAVDSISQELTLILQSPASDDVLSVTEKEEKIGELMEMNQGLLQSMGVSHVTIETVLRTTLKYKLASKLTGAGGGGCVLTLLPTLLSGFVVEKVVAELESCGFQCFTAEIGGKGVEVNFEVSS
- the LOC112755643 gene encoding mevalonate kinase isoform X3 is translated as MEVKARAPGKIILSGEHAVVHGSTAVAASINLYTYVTLRFSTPSDDQDSLKLVLKDEGLEFSWPTNRIKQEFPESSAEPQSPAPPSCSVESAKSIASLVEGLNIPEAKIAIASGVSAFLWLYTSIHGFKPATVSFTSELPMGSGLGSSASFCVALAAALLACTDFVSLDLKQQGWQSFQEKQLDLVNKWAFEGEKIIHGKPSGIDNSVSAYGNIISFKSGSMTHMKANTLLKMLITNTKVGRNTKALVAGVSERMLRHPDAMAFVFSAVDSISQELTLILQSPASDDVLSVTEKEEKIGELMEMNQGLLQSMGVSHVTIETVLRTTLKYKLASKLTGAGGGGCVLTLLPTCILFTPHLDSDSVVRLRFRCRKSSC
- the LOC112755643 gene encoding mevalonate kinase isoform X2; the protein is MEVKARAPGKIILSGEHAVVHGSTAVAASINLYTYVTLRFSTPSDDQDSLKLVLKDEGLEFSWPTNRIKQEFPESSAEPQSPAPPSCSVESAKSIASLVEGLNIPEAKIAIASGVSAFLWLYTSIHGFKPATVSFTSELPMGSGLGSSASFCVALAAALLACTDFVSLDLKQQGWQSFQEKQLDLVNKWAFEGEKIIHGKPSGIDNSVSAYGNIISFKSGSMTHMKANTLLKMLITNTKVGRNTKALVAGVSERMLRHPDAMAFVFSAVDSISQELTLILQSPASDDVLSVTEKEEKIGELMEMNQGLLQSMGVSHVTIETVLRTTLKYKLASKLTGAGGGGCVLTLLPTCFVVEKVVAELESCGFQCFTAEIGGKGVEVNFEVSS